From Salmo salar chromosome ssa09, Ssal_v3.1, whole genome shotgun sequence:
GTCGATCATTTGTCAAATCCATTTCAATTGatacatttataaaaataaaaaaaaagattgaAGGCTTTCGTTGGACCCAGACCTCTCACTTTGATACTGTGACTTTAAACAAGACCAGCAATTAATCTCACACTGACCCGATGGCCATTGTCAGTAGAGAAACTTCACCTTTCAGATACCCGCTGTCCTCTTCTGCTTGCCGTAGACACTTACCCCCCACATAAACTATCTGAACCTTTTTGGGTGGGCAGTGGGCACATCAGTTTCAAGTGCCAAACACAAGAGACAGCATcaattcaaaaaacagataaagcaacacctcgcggcacaacgcctctcccctatttgacctagatagtttgtgtgtatgcattgatatgaaTGCTATAGGTGCCGGTAATTCttttttatgtagttctgtccttgagctgttcttgtctattgatgctCTGTATGGACCTGCTGCTtgtgcaacagctaatggggatcctcaCCCTCAAACAACACTTAGCCAAGTCTTTCATTTTTTCTCCCGCTCCCTTTCTACACCTCCCCCTCTTTCTATCCCCCGTTCAGTATCAGAACACTTTGAGCAGCAGCTCGTATGTGGCGTTGATGATGCCCCAGGAGAGAAGGGAGCGGTGGTAGTTGAGGTGGGCCCCTCTGAACAGCATGGCCACGCTGCCGCCTCTCTCCCGCCAAACCGTCATTAACACCTCCCCACAAGGCCGGAACGCGCCCCCAACTTGGGACTGGGCACGGGACTTCACCACGTTCAGCGGGTAGAACATGATCCCCAGCGCCGCCCCCAgcacccctccacacacaaaGTCATTGACCAGGTGGCCGGCCCGGCTGGAGGCCTCAGGGAGCTGCTCCTTGATGGGCCCGCGGAGCCCGAAGAACAGCATGTTACTGGGACCGTTTCTTATTAAGACTGGCACCAGGCCGCGGTAGCACTCCTTCACACCGTACTCGCTTAGGAGCGTCCGGAAGGTGTGGGCCGTGTTGTGGAAGCGGCCGTGGTGCCGGTGGTCCTGGAGGAGAGTCTGCACCCGCTCAAACGGCATCAGGGCAGCCTCTGCCGTGCCTGCCAGTGCAGCTGCAAAGCTCCGCGTCACCAGCTCGGGAATGCCGCTGCCTGTGGACAACTGGTCCAGTAAGACATGGGAGAAGTCCTCGTACAGGCCGAACATGATGGCTACCGTGGTGGTCTtctggagaagaggagggagcagccccctgtAGAGGTTCCTCATCCCGTCCCGTTGGAGCTGTCCGACGGCCTCTCTGGCCCGCACACCGTGCagctgctgtctgaacagaactTTCTGGATGGGGAATGTCACCATGATGTTGGTGAAGGCAGCTATGGAACCACACGCATAGTGCTTCCCTCGAGGGGTGAGCGCTGCCCCCAAACCCCTGACAGATAGCAGGGAGCCACCACTTTTACCAAGGGAGCCCTGGGGCTGTGATGTGCGGGCTGACTCTGGGTCCATGGTGGTAACAGCCATGGGAGGTGAGACACACCCTGAGCCTACGCCACAAACATCACCGCTGGGGAGACGACCTCTTGGATGATTTTCAACCTGTGGGagggaatttaaaaaaaaattaaatagaaAATCCACATATTTAAAACGCAATATTATCTATTGATGCTGAAACTGTGAATGGAAGCTTCCTGTTCCTCTCAGCAAAACATGCCATGGctataataacattgtaaatggaTGGTCAACCAGTCTGCAAAAACTCCCTCATGCATAGTAGAGAAGGACTGTGTGACAACGAGGCTTGTATCCAGAAGGCATTAGGTTCTGCACTGCGGTAGGACCAATGACTGTTTATATGAATGGATAAAGCCATCGATCACTTGACACCATTCATTCCAATGTGAAAACTCAATATCGCATTGAAGCCAAATTAAGTCGGTTACAATGGCGTCTCATGGAGACATAACATTCACAGTTTGAGCTACGCCAGGAAGTGACGTTGCagtctagctcagtgctgccccctctcattgagtaactcaagttgaaggccgaccgGGATACAGCAGGCTCccattagcaactaaattataacttctgtgtgcgattttaaaataaataggttcaaggacatacatctggtgtattagaagcaattattggtaccatgaaTGTCttctaaattatttattttttccttcactgctaacaatgcctgcagtaccgcATTCGGCCTTCAACTGccgtggcttcaatgagagggggcagttaTTCGCCCCTGGGTAGGACTAGTGTTGATACTAAtattctataaaacaatgaccagGTTGCCAATGTAAGAAGGATCTTGTGTAAGCAGGTTTGGTAATGCAGTCCAGTGCACCACGAACTAACACAATCCAGTTAAGTGCTGCTGCCTCTATTGAAGTTTGCCGCCGTTACCACCTCAGTGATAAGAATTATTGCATAACACTTGGGTCTAATGTACAAGGGTTCTTAGAGAAAGGCGCTATTTGTTCATCAGAAGGGGAATTAAAATCaatgacgtgtgtgtgtatatatatatatatatatatatatatatatatatatataaataaacacacacaatttATACATCTGCCTAGATGTTATGCAGCCTAGTTGTCTTGAAAACACAAGGTCCTACACACAGAGCATGCTCtaaatacacaaaagtatgtggacaccccttcaaatgagtggatttggctatttcagccacacccgttgctgacag
This genomic window contains:
- the LOC106611695 gene encoding mitochondrial nicotinamide adenine dinucleotide transporter SLC25A51, with product MAVTTMDPESARTSQPQGSLGKSGGSLLSVRGLGAALTPRGKHYACGSIAAFTNIMVTFPIQKVLFRQQLHGVRAREAVGQLQRDGMRNLYRGLLPPLLQKTTTVAIMFGLYEDFSHVLLDQLSTGSGIPELVTRSFAAALAGTAEAALMPFERVQTLLQDHRHHGRFHNTAHTFRTLLSEYGVKECYRGLVPVLIRNGPSNMLFFGLRGPIKEQLPEASSRAGHLVNDFVCGGVLGAALGIMFYPLNVVKSRAQSQVGGAFRPCGEVLMTVWRERGGSVAMLFRGAHLNYHRSLLSWGIINATYELLLKVF